From the genome of Myxococcales bacterium:
GATCACGACGTGGGCCAGCAGCCGATAGAGCTCCCGCACCAGGTGATTCATCTCGGGCTGCACCACCCCCCGTTCCGAGGCCCGTGCCAGCATCGAGAGCGCCAAGGGGTCCGCCAGGATGTGGACCGCCTCGCCGTAGTGGTGGGCAATCTCGGCGGGCCGATAGGCAAAGCCTGTGTACTGGGCGTCGGTGGGCATGACGCGATTGTAAGCCGTGGCGCACGCCCCGCAAAACGGGGGGAGGTCAGGGCAAGCGGCGGTGGCCAAGACAGGGAAGCCGCTGCCGAAGTCTGTCCTGGTGGGCGAGGTCGATCGGTGCCAGGGCATAGCCGTCTTTGTCGCTGCAGTCAGCGAGCACCGTTCCCCATGGATCCACGATCAGGGCGTGCCCGTAGCTGGCGCGCGTGCCCCCGTGCTGGCCCCACTGCGCCGGGGCCAAGACGTAGAGCTGGTTCTCGATGGCCCGGGCGCGCAGGAGCACATGCCAATGGTCGGGGCCCGTTTGCCGGGTGAAGGCGGCAGGGACCGCGGCGAAGCGGGCGCCCTGGCGGCTTTGGTCCCGGTAAAGCTCGGGAAAGCGCAGGTCGTAACAGATCGAAAGACCTAGCCCTCCCCAGGGGGTCGCCGCGACCACCGGTGTCGCGCCTGGCATCACGTCGTCGGACTCGCGGAAGGTCTGTCCCCCGGGAACCTCGACATCGAAAAGGTGAATCTTGCGGTATCGCGCGACGATCGCGCCTTCTGGTGACAAAAGCACGCTGGTATTGCCGAGGCGCGGGGCCTGCCCGGGTGATGACGGTATCCGTTCGGGGAATCCTCCCAGAAGCAGGTGCACCCGGGCGTTGCGGGCCAGGTCGGTCATGCGGGCGAGGATAGGGCCGGGGGGGGTGGGCGCGTCGAGCGGCTCCGCCAACGCCAGCTTGTGGTCCCGCGCGCTCCCGAGATACGCGAAATTCTCGGGCAGACCCACCAGCTGGGCGCCTTCCGCGGCGGCCTGACGCACGAGCCGCTCACAACGGGTGAGGTTGTCTTCGACGTCCTCGGTCGAACAGACCTGCACTGCAGCAAAGCGGAGCGCAGAATCTAGGTCAGCGGCGGTCGGGGCGGCAGGGGCAGAAGGGCCGACAGATGAGGCGGTCATGCAGCCGAAACGCTACCATGCGCGGCTCCAATTGGCTGAAACCCAAGCGTTAACCGCGCTGTTGCCTTCCTGATGTCAGCATGATACAACTCCGCCTTACCTCACAAGGCACACCCTTCAGACTCCAGGGCGGGCGCCGACAGCCCGCCTTTTTTTTGTCCAAAATCCGCAGACACCGCACCCTGACCGGAGACCCCAATCCAACTCGCCACCCAAACGGTCGCTTTTCTGACGCCCCGAACGCCGATGAAACCTACCTTCGCAAATATTTGGAACCTCGCGGAACCGTATGTGAGGGACGCCGGCCTGGAGCTCGTGGAGCTGGAGTTTGGGCGGGAGCCTGAGGGGTTCGTGCTGCGGGTCTTCATCGATTTTCCCTGGTCCCCCGGGCCCTTTTTGCCGGAATCCGCGTCCACTTCCGGCCCCGCCGTGGCATCGGAAGGTGCGGGCCCAGCGGTGAGCGCCAGCGCCCCCGGCGAGGAGAGCGACCTCTTTCGCCCCCGCTACGTGGGCCATGGTGAGTGCGAGCGCGTCAGCCGAGACCTCTCGGCCGCTCTCGACGTCTCTCAGCTCATTCAACACGCTTATCGGTTGGAAGTCAGTTCGCCCGGAATCGAGCGTCCCCTTCGGCGCGCAGCCGACTTTCAACGATTCACGGGGAAGCGGGCCAAGGTCCGCACCCATCAGATGGTGGAGGGGCGGCGCAATTTCAGTGGGATGCTGCGCGGCGTCGAAGGTGACGTCGTGCTTATCGATTGTGACGGCCTGGCGTGCCGGGTGCCCCTCGCGGAAGTTGCGAAGGCGCATCTCGTACCCGACTGGGCCGAGGAGTTTCGGAAATCCGAAGCTCCGCCCCGACGACCGCAAGACGGAAGGAGCGCCTCATGAGTGAAGGTTCCGGACTGGGCCTGGTCCTCGACCAGGTTTCCAAGGACAAGAACATCGATCGGGAGATTCTGGTCGAGGCACTCGAGCAAGCCATTTTGATGGCCGGAAAGCGTGCTTTCGGCGACGATCGCGAGCTGGAAGCCAAGTTCAACGAGGAACTGGGCCAAGTGGACCTGTTCCAGATCATCGTGGTGGCGGATCCGGTTTCCCAGCCCGGCAAGGAGATCTCTCTCGAAGAGGCGGAGCGCTTCGGGCTGAACGCCGAAGTGGGCGACGAGTTGCTCTTCCAGATCTTCTACAGCGAGCGGGACCAGCGCCGCGCCGAAGATCAAGACGCGAAGTACAGCGGGCTTCTCAAGCTCAACCGGGCGTGGAAGACGTTCGGGCGTATCGCCGCGCAAACGGCGAAGCAGGTCATCCTGCAGCGTGTGCGCGAAGCCGAGCGTGACAACGTCTTCAACCAGTACCGCGACAAAAAGGGCGAGCTCATCTCGGGGATCGTCCGCCGCTTCGAGCGAGGCAACATCGTGATCGACCTCGGGGGGGCCGAGGCCGTTTTGCCGGTGCGTGAACAGGTTCCTCGCGAGTCCTACCGCGTGGGTGACCGCATCGTCACGTACGTGCTCGACATCGACAAGCAGGCGAGGGGACCCCAGATCATCGTGTCCCGGGGTCACAAGGGCTTGCTCGAGAAGCTCTTCGAGATGGAAGTTCCGGAGATCTTCGAACAGATCGTGCGCATCGAGGCCTCCGCGCGGGAGCCTGGGGCCCGGTCGAAGATCGCCGTGTCCTCGCGGGACCGCGACGTGGACGCCGTGGGCGCTTGCGTGGGCATGAAGGGCTCGCGTGTTCAGGCCGTGGTTCAGGAACTGCGCGGCGAAAAGATCGACATCGTGCCTTGGGACGCTGACCCTGCGCGCTTCGTGTGCAACGCGATTGCGCCCGCCGAGGTCTCGCGCGTGCTCATCGATGCGGCGTCTCACACGATGGAGCTCGTGGTGCCGGACGACCGGCTGTCGCTGGCCATCGGAAAGAAAGGCCAAAACGTGCGTCTCGCCAGCCAGCTGACGGGCTGGCGCATCGACATCCACTCCGAATCGAAGGTTCGTGAGTCCGAGGCCAAGTCTCGGGCTTCTCTGGGGGCCATCGAAGGGGTGGGTGCAGAGCTGGCCGAGGCTCTCTTCCGCGACGGATGGCGCTCTGCCGCCGAGATCGCGGCGGCGCAGCCGTCCGAGCTGGCCCACGTGATTGGCGACGACTCGACGCAAATTGCGGCATTGAAGGCGCAGGCAGCCCGCGCGGCCGAGATCGAGCGCAAGCGCGATGCCGAAGAGGCCGCGCGACGCGCCGCGGAACGCGCCGCGGCCGAAGCCGAAGCCGAAGCGAACGAGGCCGGCATGTCTGCTCCCGAAGGAGCCGAGGGGACCGATTCGGCTCACGGGCATCCTTGAGGGTGCCTGGGTCTGAGGTGGCGATCGCGAAGGGTATGGTCGAACGACTTGAGTCAGCTGAGTCCCAGGGCCCCACGCGTACGTGCGTGGGGTGCAAGAAGGCCATGTCTGCTCACGGACTTTCGCGCTTCGTGGTCACCGCCAACGGACAGCTCCAGAGCGATCGACGCAGGAACCAGCCCGGGCGAGGGGCCTGGATTTGCCCGTCCACGCCGTGTGTGCGAGCCGCGTTGAAGACCCGTGCGTTCCCACGTGCGCTGCGGAGCGCCGTGCAGGTGCCTTCCGAGATCGAACTTTTATCGCAACTTGGTATTGAACCGGCTATCTGATCGGCCCGGCTCTGTATTAGAAGAACAAAAGAACACTGACTGCGGTCTCGAGAGCCAGATCGGAACCTCGAGACCCCGCCGACGAGCCTGAGAGAGCATGAGGGTTTACGAATTAGCCAAAGAACTGGGCATTCCCAACAAAGACTTTGTCAACAAAGTCCAAGCCATGGGGATTCAAGTGTCCAACCATATGTCGGTGCTCGAGTTGGTGGATGCCGATCGGATCCGACGCAACCTCATCCGCGAGCGCCAGGAAAGTCTTGAAGAGGTTCGCCTCGACACGACGGTCATTCGGCGCCGCTCGCGCAACGCTACGGCGCCCTCGGCAGCCGGTGCGCGTGCCGCCGCTGCCCGCGTGAACGAGGTTCGGCCCGAACCCCCCGTGGTCGAGGCCCCGCCTGAGCCACCCCCGCCCGTCGTGGCTGCCCGCCCGGCGCCCGAGGTTCTGCCTCCGCCCCCCGCGCCTCCGCCTCCCCCCCCTCCCGAACCCATCAAGGCCGTGGAGGCGCCACCGGCGCCCGAACCCGAGCCACCGGCCCCAGAGCCTGTCCCCGTGGTGGTGGCAGCCGCCCCGGCACCCGCCCCCGCACCTCCGGAACCCGAAGCGCCCCCCGTGCGCGAGCCCGCGGCGCCTCCTGCCGTGGTGGCCGCGCCCGCAGCTCCCTTGGCCGGGGAGCCACCAGCGGCCCCGCCGGCGGCTCCCCCACCGGCGGCCCCCCCAGCGCCACCGGCGCCCGCTCAGGGACCTCCGCCGGTCATGGAGATTCGCGCGTTGCCGAATCCCGGTACACCGCCCTCGGCCGATGGCACCGAGCCGCGTCCGCGCTTCCGCCAGATTCCTCAGCCCGTCGTGACGGGCTCGGCGGCAACGGGTCAGTTCATCCAGCTGCCCGGCCGGGGCGAAAACAACAGCGTGCCCCGCGTCGAGATCCGCGACCGCGACGAAGAGCTTCGCCGTTTGGGTCGGGGCGTGATCGGGCGCTTGCCTCCTGGGCAAAACCGCTTCGGGGGACGGCCTCCGGGTGGCCCCGGCGGGCCTGGGGGCCGTAACCTCGGGCCTCCCCCTCGCAAGCGCCAAGTGGCCGCTGGCAAGAAGGTCAAACAGACCCAAATCACCACGCCGGCAGAACACAAGCGCGTCGTGCGGATGGCGGAGAGCATCACCGTCTCGGACCTCGCCCGCGAAATGGGCATCAAAGGCAACGAGGTGGTCAAGCGCCTGTGGGCTTTGGGCATGATGGGCATCAACATCAACCAGAGCATCGATCTCGACACGGCGATGCTCATTGCCAACGAGTTCGGCTGGCAGGTCGAGTCGAAGTCCTTCCGTGAGGAAGACATGCTGGGCTCGGAGGAAGTGGACGCGCCAGAGGATCTCGAGCCGCGAGCCCCTGTGGTCACCATCATGGGCCACGTCGACCACGGCAAAACCTCCTTGCTCGATGCCATTCGCAAAGCGAACGTGGCCGAAGGCGAAGCGGGCGGCATCACGCAGCACATTGGCGCTTACAAGGTTCACTCTGCGCAGGGTGACGTCACGTTCCTGGATACACCGGGCCACGAGGCGTTCACCGCCATGCGTGCCCGCGGTGCCAAGATGACCGACATCGTCGTGCTCGTGGTTGCGGCCGATGACGGACCCATGCCGCAAACCGTTGAGGCCATCAATCACGCAAAAGCGGCGGAAGTGCCGCTGGTCGTGGCGGTCAACAAGATAGACAAACCTGACGCCAACCCCGGCCAGATCCGGAACAAGATGATGGAGCACGGCTTGGTTCCCGAGGAGTTCGGCGGCCAAACCATCTACGTCGACGTTTCGGCGAAGACCAAGCAGGGCATCGACAAGCTGCTCGAAATGCTGGCTCTGCAATCGGAGTTGCTCGAGCTCAAGGCGAACCCCAAGAAGGCGGCGCGGGGGCACATCGTCGAGGCCCGGTTGGACCGCAACCGCGGCCCCATCTCCTCGGTGTTGGTCGAGTCGGGAACGCTGCGCGCGGGCGACCTCGTCGTGGCGGGTATCTTCTCGGGTAAGGTGCGCGCCATGATGGATGACCACGGCAAGCCCGTGGCGCAGGCAGGCCCCTCCACCCCGGTAGAGATCCTGGGCATCGACGGGGTTCCCGAGGCGGGCGATACCTTCAACGTGGTGTCCGACGAGAAGCTGGCCAAGCAGATCCTCGAGCATCGCCGGGAGACACGCCGCAGCCGTGACGCGGCGGCTTCGGCCCCACGGGGCGTCTCCCTGGAGAACATCCTCGACAAGATTCGCGAAGGCGAGGTCAAGGAGGTCAAGATCGTCCTCAAGGCGGACGTGCAAGGTTCGGCGGAGGCGCTCTCGGCGGCTCTCACGAAGCTTTCCACACCCACCGTCGGCGTGAACGTGATCTCGAGCGGGGTGGGTGGCATCACCGAGTCCGACGTGACCTTGGCCAAGGCCTCCTCCGCCATCGTCATCGGCTTCAACGTGCGCCCTGCGGGCAAGTCGCAATCCTTGGCTGAGCAAGAGGGCGTGGACATCAAGACGTACCAGGTCATCTACGACGCCATCGACGACGTGAAGAAGGCCATGGTGGGCATGCTCGAGCCGGTGGAGCGCGAGAAGCTCATGGGCAAGGCCACGGTTCGCCAGGTGTTCACCATCCCCAAGGTGGGGGCGGTTGCAGGCTGCATGGTGACCGAGGGCAAGATTCACCGTCGCAACCAGGTGCGCTTGGTGCGCGACTCGGTGGTCATCTACACCGGACGACTCGGCTCGCTTCGCCGCTTCAAGGACGACGTGAACGAGGTCGACAAGGGATACGAGTGTGGCCTCAGCATCGATGGCTACAATGACCTCAAGGACGGCGACGTGATCGAGTCGTTCGAGATCGAGCAGATCGCCGCTTCGCTCGACGCTCCGATCGGGGCGCCGGCGCAGACCTGACCGTGGTGGTCGGAATTGCGCGGCTGACGTTCTTCGTGCCGCACAGCCATTCTCTCAAGGAAAAGCGGATGGTGGTGCGGCGTCTGAAGGACAAGGTGCGAGCCCGGTTCAACGTGTCCATCGCCGAGGTTTCGGACCAGGACGTTTGGCAAAAGGGCGTGATTGGTGTCTCGCTGGTGGGGAACGAGTCACGCTTCGTGGGGCAGTGCCTCGACGAAGTGATTCGCCTCGTGCGGGCCGAGGCGGAGGTGACCAGCGTTGAGCGCGAGCTTCAGGTTCGTCATCAGCCGCTGGCCGAAAACGATTTGGGATTCCGTTACGAGTAAATCATGGCATCGGGTCGCGAACAGCGCATTGCTGAAGAAATCAAGCTGGCGATAGGCGACGCCTTGATACGCCAAGAGGTCAAGGATCCCCGGGTCTGGCAGGCTGGCATCATCACGGTGACCCACGTCAAAGTCACGGGCGATCTGCGTCAGGCACGGGCCCTGTTCATGGTCTACGGGGCCGACGAGGCCACGCTCGCCGGGGTTCGGGAGGCGTTGAACAAGGCGAGCGGTTTGTGGCGACGCAAGATCGGGAGCCGTCTGCGGCTCAAGTTCACGCCTACCGTGTCGTTCGAGGTGGATCGCGTGTTCGAGAGTGAGGCCCGGGTGGAGCGGGCACTGCACGACATCGCCCGCGAGAACGCCGAACGCGAGCGCGCCGAACGCGAGAACACCGAAGGCGAGCGCGCCGAGGACGAGTCTTCCCAGGGCGTGCCCCCCGGGCCGCCGTCGGACCCCGGGCGCAAACCGTAGGGTCGAGTCGCGCACCGCGTATGCCCGTTTTGGTGATCGACAAGCCGCTCGGCCTGACCTCCTTTGCAGTGGTCAAGTCCGTGGCCCGCCTGCTTCGGAGGTACCGTGCGGCCGGAGGGCGGGGCATGCCTGACCCGAAGCGAATCGGCCATGGCGGGACCTTGGATCCCATGGCGACCGGCGTGTTGCCGGTGTGCGTGGGAGAGGCCACGAAGCTCGCGCCGTTTCTTCTGGATGCCGACAAGGCCTACGAGGCCGTCATGAAGCTGGGTGTGCACACCGATACACTCGATGCGGAAGGGCAGGTGCTGCACACACGGGCCGTGCCGCCGCTCTCCGCAGGCGAGATCGAGGCTACGTTGGCTCGTTTTGTGGGCCCGCAACATCAGGTGCCCCCCATGTACGCGGCCCTCAAGCATCAGGGCAAGCCGCTTTATGCCTACGCACGCGAGGGTCAGGAGATCGAGCGTCAACCGCGTGCGCTCACGATCTTCGAGCTCGTCCTCCAAAGGTTCGAGCCTCCTGACGTCGTTGGCTTCTCGGTGCGGTGCTCGAAGGGCACCTACGTGCGGGTGCTGGCTTCGGACCTGGGCAACGCTTTGGGAACGTGCGCTCATCTGGTGGGGCTCCGTCGCACCCTGTCCGGGCCGTTTTCTCTTGCGCAGGCGATGACGCTCGCGGAGCTCGAGGCCCGTGCCGAGGCCTCCGAATCGTTGCCCAGCGTGTCACTCGCCGAGGCTCTTCGTCATCATGCCCAGGTCGCGCTCACGGCGACCTTGGTCGATCGCGTTACGAAGGGGCAGAAGCTGCCCTGGAGCGAGGTGGACCCGGAGGGAGCGCTCGGCCACGGGCACGTGGCTTTGCTTCGCCCGGACGGGTCCCTGGTGGCGGTGGCGTCGCGCGCCGTCGATGGGATGGCGTCTTTCCATCGC
Proteins encoded in this window:
- the nusA gene encoding transcription termination factor NusA, with the translated sequence MSEGSGLGLVLDQVSKDKNIDREILVEALEQAILMAGKRAFGDDRELEAKFNEELGQVDLFQIIVVADPVSQPGKEISLEEAERFGLNAEVGDELLFQIFYSERDQRRAEDQDAKYSGLLKLNRAWKTFGRIAAQTAKQVILQRVREAERDNVFNQYRDKKGELISGIVRRFERGNIVIDLGGAEAVLPVREQVPRESYRVGDRIVTYVLDIDKQARGPQIIVSRGHKGLLEKLFEMEVPEIFEQIVRIEASAREPGARSKIAVSSRDRDVDAVGACVGMKGSRVQAVVQELRGEKIDIVPWDADPARFVCNAIAPAEVSRVLIDAASHTMELVVPDDRLSLAIGKKGQNVRLASQLTGWRIDIHSESKVRESEAKSRASLGAIEGVGAELAEALFRDGWRSAAEIAAAQPSELAHVIGDDSTQIAALKAQAARAAEIERKRDAEEAARRAAERAAAEAEAEANEAGMSAPEGAEGTDSAHGHP
- a CDS encoding DUF503 domain-containing protein, which produces MVVGIARLTFFVPHSHSLKEKRMVVRRLKDKVRARFNVSIAEVSDQDVWQKGVIGVSLVGNESRFVGQCLDEVIRLVRAEAEVTSVERELQVRHQPLAENDLGFRYE
- a CDS encoding YlxR family protein, coding for MSAHGLSRFVVTANGQLQSDRRRNQPGRGAWICPSTPCVRAALKTRAFPRALRSAVQVPSEIELLSQLGIEPAI
- the truB gene encoding tRNA pseudouridine(55) synthase TruB, which produces MPVLVIDKPLGLTSFAVVKSVARLLRRYRAAGGRGMPDPKRIGHGGTLDPMATGVLPVCVGEATKLAPFLLDADKAYEAVMKLGVHTDTLDAEGQVLHTRAVPPLSAGEIEATLARFVGPQHQVPPMYAALKHQGKPLYAYAREGQEIERQPRALTIFELVLQRFEPPDVVGFSVRCSKGTYVRVLASDLGNALGTCAHLVGLRRTLSGPFSLAQAMTLAELEARAEASESLPSVSLAEALRHHAQVALTATLVDRVTKGQKLPWSEVDPEGALGHGHVALLRPDGSLVAVASRAVDGMASFHRVFNPEVV
- a CDS encoding carbon-nitrogen hydrolase family protein, whose product is MTASSVGPSAPAAPTAADLDSALRFAAVQVCSTEDVEDNLTRCERLVRQAAAEGAQLVGLPENFAYLGSARDHKLALAEPLDAPTPPGPILARMTDLARNARVHLLLGGFPERIPSSPGQAPRLGNTSVLLSPEGAIVARYRKIHLFDVEVPGGQTFRESDDVMPGATPVVAATPWGGLGLSICYDLRFPELYRDQSRQGARFAAVPAAFTRQTGPDHWHVLLRARAIENQLYVLAPAQWGQHGGTRASYGHALIVDPWGTVLADCSDKDGYALAPIDLAHQDRLRQRLPCLGHRRLP
- the infB gene encoding translation initiation factor IF-2; protein product: MRVYELAKELGIPNKDFVNKVQAMGIQVSNHMSVLELVDADRIRRNLIRERQESLEEVRLDTTVIRRRSRNATAPSAAGARAAAARVNEVRPEPPVVEAPPEPPPPVVAARPAPEVLPPPPAPPPPPPPEPIKAVEAPPAPEPEPPAPEPVPVVVAAAPAPAPAPPEPEAPPVREPAAPPAVVAAPAAPLAGEPPAAPPAAPPPAAPPAPPAPAQGPPPVMEIRALPNPGTPPSADGTEPRPRFRQIPQPVVTGSAATGQFIQLPGRGENNSVPRVEIRDRDEELRRLGRGVIGRLPPGQNRFGGRPPGGPGGPGGRNLGPPPRKRQVAAGKKVKQTQITTPAEHKRVVRMAESITVSDLAREMGIKGNEVVKRLWALGMMGININQSIDLDTAMLIANEFGWQVESKSFREEDMLGSEEVDAPEDLEPRAPVVTIMGHVDHGKTSLLDAIRKANVAEGEAGGITQHIGAYKVHSAQGDVTFLDTPGHEAFTAMRARGAKMTDIVVLVVAADDGPMPQTVEAINHAKAAEVPLVVAVNKIDKPDANPGQIRNKMMEHGLVPEEFGGQTIYVDVSAKTKQGIDKLLEMLALQSELLELKANPKKAARGHIVEARLDRNRGPISSVLVESGTLRAGDLVVAGIFSGKVRAMMDDHGKPVAQAGPSTPVEILGIDGVPEAGDTFNVVSDEKLAKQILEHRRETRRSRDAAASAPRGVSLENILDKIREGEVKEVKIVLKADVQGSAEALSAALTKLSTPTVGVNVISSGVGGITESDVTLAKASSAIVIGFNVRPAGKSQSLAEQEGVDIKTYQVIYDAIDDVKKAMVGMLEPVEREKLMGKATVRQVFTIPKVGAVAGCMVTEGKIHRRNQVRLVRDSVVIYTGRLGSLRRFKDDVNEVDKGYECGLSIDGYNDLKDGDVIESFEIEQIAASLDAPIGAPAQT
- the rbfA gene encoding 30S ribosome-binding factor RbfA; the protein is MASGREQRIAEEIKLAIGDALIRQEVKDPRVWQAGIITVTHVKVTGDLRQARALFMVYGADEATLAGVREALNKASGLWRRKIGSRLRLKFTPTVSFEVDRVFESEARVERALHDIARENAERERAERENTEGERAEDESSQGVPPGPPSDPGRKP
- a CDS encoding ribosome maturation factor RimP yields the protein MKPTFANIWNLAEPYVRDAGLELVELEFGREPEGFVLRVFIDFPWSPGPFLPESASTSGPAVASEGAGPAVSASAPGEESDLFRPRYVGHGECERVSRDLSAALDVSQLIQHAYRLEVSSPGIERPLRRAADFQRFTGKRAKVRTHQMVEGRRNFSGMLRGVEGDVVLIDCDGLACRVPLAEVAKAHLVPDWAEEFRKSEAPPRRPQDGRSAS